Proteins co-encoded in one Arachis hypogaea cultivar Tifrunner chromosome 13, arahy.Tifrunner.gnm2.J5K5, whole genome shotgun sequence genomic window:
- the LOC112737046 gene encoding protein YLS7 translates to MKGMAWSTTSKGSSIISSNRKPISWIAVSVGVLAVFLIYASWGLVSYPIGSTVHSHFYGVDNTAKIDVSVPSKNENSKDAQLNSSSDLVDNKQPLDLDSPTVSSDQSSGSSIEQTDSNSNSQAGLSEQTSEQSPVNKEVNEIESTDRAGSDSQESSTSFDGSKDAVNSRLPSKFDSQVDMVSTATLPVAGNDTSIVKNEELASVDLTSQSSASDEESVSSSDSTSKAVPEPIEKQDSASSAGSANPECDLYHGSWIHDPWGPLYRNDTCPVITQMQNCQANGRPDKDYENWRWKPSQCDLPRFDPKKFLELMRGKTLAFIGDSVARNQMESLLCILWQVEVPKNRGNRNMQRYYFRSTSVMIARMWSSWLVKHYPEPFDYAEAGVDKLHLDAPDEKVMEFLPMFDVVVLSSGHWFAKKSVYILNNEIVGGQLWSPPKSHRNKMKINSIQAYGISVETILTSILVHPNYKGLTIVRSYSPDHYEGGAWNTGGSCTGKVKPLGPGELVENEFTNVMHAQQVNGFNRAVQNATNASRLKLMDITEVFQYRHDGHPGPYRSTDPNKITKRGPDGRPPPQDCLHWCMPGPVDTWNELVMEIIRREYEGSSAS, encoded by the exons ATGAAAGGCATGGCTTGGAGTACTACATCTAAAGGCTCTTCCATAATTTCTTCGAATCGAAAGCCGATTTCGTGGATTGCAGTTTCAGTAGGAGTACTTGCAGTTTTCTTAATTTATGCTTCTTGGGGACTTGTATCATACCCTATTGGATCCACTGTTCATAGTCATTTTTATGGTGTAGATAATACAGCaaagatagatgtgtcagtacctTCAAAAAATGAAAATTCTAAGGATGCTCAATTGAATAGTAGTTCAGATCTTGTTGATAATAAACAACCTTTGGATCTAGATTCTCCCACGGTTTCATCTGATCAATCTAGTGGTAGCAGTATAGAACAAACTGATAGTAACTCAAACTCACAAGCAGGGTTGAGTGAGCAGACATCAGAGCAATCTCCGGTTAACAAGGAGGTGAATGAAATAGAATCTACTGATAGAGCGGGTTCTGATTCGCAAGAATCTTCAACTTCATTTGATGGAAGTAAGGATGCAGTCAATAGTAGATTGCCTTCTAAATTCGATTCACAGGTTGATATGGTTTCGACGGCAACTTTGCCAGTGGCTGGTAATGATACAAGTATTGTTAAAAATGAGGAACTGGCCTCTGTGGATTTGACCAGTCAGTCCAGTGCATCTGATGAGGAATCCGTGTCATCTAGTGATTCCACATCAAAGGCAGTTCCAGAGCCAATAGAGAAGCAAGATAGCGCATCTTCTGCTGGTTCAGCTAATCCAG AGTGCGATTTGTACCATGGAAGCTGGATACACGATCCATGGGGACCATTATATAGAAATGATACATGCCCAGTAATTACACAGATGCAAAATTGTCAGGCTAATGGGAGGCCTGACAAGGATTATGAGAATTGGCGCTGGAAGCCATCTCAGTGTGACCTCCCAAGATTTGATCCAAAGAAATTTTTGGAGTTGATGAGAGGGAAGACCTTGGCATTCATTGGAGATTCCGTTGCAAGAAACCAGATGGAATCATTGCTGTGTATTCTCTGGCAG GTAGAGGTACCGAAGAATCGGGGAAATCGTAACATGCAACGATATTATTTCAGGTCCACATCTGTAATGATTGCGCGGATGTGGTCTTCGTGGCTTGTCAAACATTATCCTGAGCCATTTGATTATGCCGAGGCTGGTGTGGATAAGCTCCATCTTGATGCTCCGGATGAGAAGGTGATGGAATTCCTCCCAATGTTTGATGTGGTTGTTCTTTCTTCCGGTCATTGGTTTGCCAAGAAGTCTGTGTACATTTTGAACAACGAGATTGTGGGCGGGCAGTTGTGGTCGCCGCCCAAGTCTCATCGGAACAAAATGAAGATTAATAGTATTCAAGCATACGGTATATCTGTTGAAACGATTCTTACTTCCATTCTTGTGCATCCAAATTACAAGGGGCTTACAATTGTGCGCTCTTACTCGCCGGATCACTACGAGGGTGGTGCCTGGAACACGGGTGGATCGTGCACGGGGAAGGTGAAGCCTCTTGGTCCGGGCGAACTGGTGGAAAACGAATTCACAAATGTCATGCATGCACAACAGGTTAATGGTTTCAACCGTGCTGTGCAGAATGCAACAAATGCATCAAGGTTGAAGTTAATGGATATCACTGAAGTTTTTCAGTACAGGCATGATGGCCATCCTGGTCCATACAGGAGCACTGATCCAAATAAGATCACAAAGCGTGGACCGGATGGAAGGCCGCCACCGCAGGATTGCTTGCATTGGTGCATGCCAGGCCCTGTGGATACCTGGAATGAGCTCGTGATGGAGATCATTAGGCGAGAATATGAAGGATCAAGTGCATCGTGA
- the LOC112737052 gene encoding LOW QUALITY PROTEIN: probable amidase At4g34880 (The sequence of the model RefSeq protein was modified relative to this genomic sequence to represent the inferred CDS: deleted 2 bases in 1 codon), with protein MATIMSLTMSILSFMLIILLTILSEGSYTITAQQFSIKEATISEIQLAFRQNKLTSRKLVEFYIEEIKRLNPTLKGVIEVNPDALSQADKADCDRKTKSSTSLPALHGIPVLLKDNIGTKDKLNTTAGSFALLGSVVPRDAGVVSKLRRAGAIILGKASLSEWAAFRSTKAPNGFSARGGQGKNPYVLSADPCGSSSGSAISTAANLVTVALGTETDGSILCPSSANSVVGIKPTVGLTSRDQVIPVSPRQDTVGAISRTVSDAVFVLDVISGIDYNDPATTTWSKYIPQGGFKQFLNQNGLRGKRLGIVRNPFFGLLASDVVQHFEKHFQTLRHQGAVVVDNLQITNINDILNVTKSGEAVALAAEFKLSLNSYLKNLEVSPVRSLADVIAFNQKNTDLEKINEFGQDIFLLAQTTNGIGATEKAALANLARLSREGFEKLMSDYKLDALVTPGSSVAPVLAIGGFPGINVPAGYDSKGVPFGINFGGLKGSESKLIEIAYEFEQATKVRKPPPV; from the exons ATGGCTACCATAATGTCACTAACTATGTCTATACTCTCATTCATGTTGATCATTCTTTTGACCATATTATCAGAAGGGTCATACACCATAACAGCACAACAATTCTCTATCAAAGAAGCAACCATAAGTGAGATTCAACTTGCATTCAGGCAAAACAAACTCACCTCAAGGAAGCTGGTTGAGTTTTATATAGAAGAAATCAAAAGGCTGAACCCAACTCTTAAGGGTGTCATAGAAGTGAACCCAGATGCATTGTCCCAAGCTGATAAAGCCGACTGCGACCGAAAAACTAAGTCGTCGACAAGTTTGCCTGCACTGCACGGTATTCCAGTTCTGCTCAAGGATAACATTGGAACCAAGGATAAGCTGAATACTACTGCTGGATCTTTTGCTTTGCTTGGTTCTGTGGTGCCTCGTGATGCCGGTGTGGTGTCGAAACTGAGGAGAGCCGGGGCAATCATATTGGGGAAGGCCAGCTTGAGTGAATGGGCTGCCTTCAGGTCTACAAAGGCTCCTAATGGTTTCAGTGCAAGAGGTGGCCAAGGAAAG AATCCATATGTTTTATCTGCTGATCCATGTGGGTCTAGTAGTGGATCAGCAATATCAACAGCTGCTAATTTGGTGACAGTAGCACTTGGAACTGAGACTGATGGGTCAATTTTATGTCCATCAAGTGCCAATTCAGTTGTAGGCATCAAACCAACAGTTGGTCTCACTAGCCGGGATCAAGTCATCCCGGTTTCGCCTAGACAAGATACTGTTGG GGCCATTAGTAGGACAGTATCTGATGCTGTCTTTGTTCTTGATGTAATTTCTGGGATTGATTACAATGATCCAGCAACTACAACTTGGTCTAAGTACATTCCTCAAGGTGGATTCAAACAATTTCTTAATCAAAATGGGCTCAGAGGGAAGAGACTTGGAATAGTAAGGAACCCATTCTTTGGCCTTTTAGCCTCTGATGTGGTTCAACACTTTGAGAAGCATTTTCAGACCTTAag ACATCAAGGAGCAGTTGTGGTAGATAATCTCCAGATAACCAATATCAATGATATCTTAAATGTGACCAAAAGTGGTGAGGCAGTAGCActtgctgctgagttcaaactaTCCTTGAATTCATATCTCAAGAACTTGGAGGTTTCGCCAGTGAGATCCTTGGCAGATGTT ATAGCCTTTAACCAAAAGAATACAGATCTG GAAAAGATCAATGAGTTTGGTCAAGACATCTTCTTGTTAGCCCAAACAACAAATGGAATAGGCGCGACAGAGAAGGCGGCACTGGCCAATCTAGCAAGACTATCAAGAGAAGGCTTTGAGAAATTGATGAGTGATTATAAACTTGATGCATTGGTAACACCTGGTTCAAGTGTTGCACCTGTGCTTGCTATTGGAGGGTTCCCAGGAATAAATGTGCCTGCAGGGTATGATAGTAAGGGTGTCCCATTTGGAATAAACTTTGGTGGTTTGAAAGGATCAGAATCAAAGCTAATTGAGATTGCATATGAATTTGAACAAGCAACTAAAGTCAGAAAGCCCCCTCCAGTTTAA
- the LOC112737051 gene encoding protein EARLY-RESPONSIVE TO DEHYDRATION 7, chloroplastic, with translation MSPFYLQKGVSFRISITNNCSSMDSFSQKPKPRNSHYPEVIDSNLEANSSFQKPNHQQQSSLYPSLDVDDLSDLVQTLFPRNDTRSSDGSVHSPSAPPAATEEVLIRIPGAILNLVDTHYSVELASGDFSIIRLRQGDSAVAVYACVADKIQWPLAKDETAVKVDDSHYFFSFRPPMGSESNSDSDEEDQRSRGVSLQLGKLPSFRLVQNGVTPRAYYVFTLSS, from the exons ATGTCGCCGTTTTATCTTCAAAAGGGGGTAAGTTTCCGAATTTCGATCACAAACAACTGTTCATCAATGGATTCTTTCTCCCAAAAACCTAAACCCAGAAACTCTCACTACCCAGAAGTAATCGATTCCAACCTCGAAGCCAATTCGTCCTTCCAAAAACCTAATCATCAACAGCAGAGTTCTCTCTACCCTTCCCTTGACGTTGATGACCTCAGCGACCTTGTCCAAACCCTATTTCCCCGAAATGACACCAGAAGCAGCGATGGTAGTGTTCATTCGCCGTCTGCTCCACCGGCCGCTACCGAGGAGGTCCTCATCAGGATCCCCGGCGCCATCCTCAACCTCGTCGACACCCACTACAGCGTCGAGCTCGCTTCCGGCGACTTCTCCATCATCCGCCTCCGGCAGGGTGACAGCGCCGTCGCCGTTTACGCCTGCGTTGCCGACAAGATCCAATGGCCCCTCGCCAAGGACGAAACTGCCGTCAAGGTCGACGACTCTCACTACTTTTTCTCCTTCCGACCTCCCATGGGCTCCGAATCCAATTCCGATTCCGACGAAGAAGATCAGCGTAGCCGCGG GGTGAGTTTACAGCTGGGAAAGTTGCCTAGTTTCCGTTTGGTGCAAAATGGTGTCACACCAAGGGCGTATTATGTCTTCACTCTCAGCAGCTGA